In Horticoccus luteus, the following proteins share a genomic window:
- a CDS encoding serine hydrolase domain-containing protein, translated as MRCLPLRLAAVAITCVAVLAHAQPPASNDPPAPLLPTIEKAAQGLPAGGFVLAEVDHQHVTFAAAGNPAPHADVAPGKVVFEIGSITKVFTALLLAEAVNEHRAALTDPIAKFLPSDLKLAPATAAITLEQLATHTSGLPSLPTNFQPADPLDPYADYSVEKLYDFLRTWQPDHPAPQPADYSNLGFGLLGHLLERIYAQPYAKLIHDRITSPLGLSDTVIALDPGQTARFALPHSGGEAVKPWRLDALAGAGALRSTAADLAKFAQALLTPADTPLYAAWKLIREPRVPFGTRGSHLGLAIMIATRNGETVYNHSGGTGGFRSYLELVPATGRATVLWLNNDTLEPALLVAQVRRPPAPAPTPVASSTPPPTLTTAELATFTGVYVIDNRARFTAVLGPEQQLELRLTGQPFIPVHAIAPDRFAASVVAAKFEFTRDHAGHIDGVILHQNGHTVPARRTDEPAPHVIFLSPDKPGEYLGHYQLTSAAVFDVTTRAGHLFVKLTGQPAFPVFCTAPDEFVYDVVPAALTFERDANGSVTAVVLHQNGRDQRAPRVKD; from the coding sequence ATGCGCTGCCTCCCCCTCCGCCTCGCCGCTGTCGCCATTACCTGCGTTGCCGTCCTCGCCCACGCTCAACCGCCGGCGTCCAACGACCCGCCTGCGCCCCTTCTTCCCACGATCGAAAAAGCCGCGCAGGGACTCCCTGCCGGCGGCTTCGTGCTCGCGGAAGTGGATCACCAGCACGTCACCTTCGCCGCAGCTGGCAACCCCGCGCCTCATGCTGATGTCGCACCCGGGAAAGTCGTTTTTGAGATCGGCTCCATCACGAAGGTTTTCACCGCCCTGCTCCTCGCGGAAGCCGTCAACGAACATCGCGCCGCCCTCACGGACCCCATCGCCAAATTCCTCCCCTCTGACCTGAAACTCGCGCCCGCCACCGCTGCGATCACGCTCGAGCAACTCGCCACGCACACCTCCGGCCTGCCTTCGCTTCCGACTAATTTTCAGCCCGCCGATCCGCTGGATCCCTATGCGGATTACTCGGTGGAAAAACTCTACGATTTTCTGCGCACGTGGCAGCCCGACCATCCCGCGCCGCAACCGGCCGACTATTCCAACCTCGGCTTCGGCCTGCTCGGCCACCTGCTTGAGCGCATCTACGCGCAACCCTACGCCAAGCTGATTCACGATCGCATCACCTCGCCCCTCGGCCTTTCCGACACGGTCATCGCACTCGACCCCGGGCAGACCGCGCGGTTCGCGCTTCCGCACTCCGGCGGCGAAGCCGTGAAACCTTGGCGCCTCGACGCCCTCGCCGGCGCCGGTGCGTTGCGCTCCACCGCCGCCGACCTCGCGAAATTCGCCCAAGCGTTGCTCACCCCCGCCGACACGCCGCTCTACGCCGCATGGAAACTCATTCGCGAACCCCGCGTGCCCTTCGGCACTCGCGGCTCGCACCTGGGCCTCGCCATCATGATCGCCACGCGCAACGGAGAAACCGTTTACAATCACAGCGGCGGCACCGGCGGCTTCCGCAGCTACCTTGAACTCGTGCCTGCCACCGGCCGCGCCACCGTGCTCTGGTTGAACAACGACACCCTGGAGCCCGCTTTGCTCGTCGCCCAAGTGCGCCGCCCGCCCGCTCCCGCCCCCACGCCCGTCGCGTCCTCCACGCCGCCACCGACACTCACGACCGCCGAACTGGCCACGTTCACGGGCGTCTACGTCATCGACAACCGCGCCCGCTTCACCGCCGTGCTTGGACCCGAACAGCAACTCGAGCTGCGGCTGACCGGCCAGCCGTTTATCCCCGTGCATGCGATCGCCCCTGATCGCTTTGCCGCGAGCGTTGTCGCTGCTAAATTCGAATTCACGCGTGACCACGCCGGGCACATCGACGGCGTCATCCTTCACCAAAACGGCCACACGGTCCCCGCCCGCCGCACCGACGAACCCGCCCCGCATGTCATCTTTTTATCGCCCGACAAACCTGGCGAATACCTCGGTCATTACCAACTCACGTCCGCCGCCGTGTTCGACGTCACCACGCGCGCCGGCCATCTCTTCGTGAAACTCACCGGCCAGCCAGCGTTTCCTGTCTTCTGCACTGCGCCCGACGAATTTGTCTACGACGTCGTTCCCGCCGCGCTCACCTTCGAGCGCGACGCCAACGGCTCCGTCACCGCCGTCGTCCTCCACCAAAACGGCCGCGACCAACGCGCGCCCCGCGTGAAAGACTGA
- a CDS encoding right-handed parallel beta-helix repeat-containing protein, which translates to MTVFHLAPAGRDTAAGSEKQPWATLAGARDNLRRLRAAGTVTGAVTVLIRDGRYPLLETVRFGPEDSHTRYVAAPAATPVFDGGERLTGWQVGERNGRTEWTLDLPEVARGQRHFRSLFVNGRRAPRARFPKFTPDQQGGGNVLRIGEILEPIKSGLMDGNDRFKPRPGDVDPAWSSLPDAEFVVLHYWIEERLPKPALNPRTGWLTFARRSAFHLFESHEQPDGTRPLARYYIDNLFEALTEPGEWYLHRETGRLYYLPRPGETPANTEIHAPRLHTFVRASGVVFGETGERIDLHGTRHVRELEFAGLTFRHGDWYSPLAERHLPSHDTAEDNDLPIGGSPQAAIAVPGALRFRAARNCVVRECTFEHLGLYGLEFGAGCRHCAALDNTLSDLGAGGIRAGGSELDGLGDRRTGNLTITNNHVHHIGRIFHQGIGVLLVNAADCLVAHNHIHDTCYTGISLGWTWGYRDTVATHNRIEHNLIHHIGAGILSDMGGIYTLGIQPGTVIRGNHLHHIWSHDYGGWGVYLDEGTAHVLVEHNLVHDTKDAPFNIHYGRENVVRYNIFARGKRALVSVGRIEPGHRSANFFSNILVGPSESLYRSGYQGNIAIGALVANGNLFWFPDGPLAPSLNPETYLTGNPRKISFSAWQKAGHDRLSAIADPRITEGKKTWRLAKNSPAFHLGFVAHDWTNCGVRAAKKRP; encoded by the coding sequence ATGACCGTTTTTCACCTCGCCCCCGCCGGCCGCGACACCGCCGCCGGTTCCGAAAAACAACCCTGGGCCACCCTCGCCGGCGCCCGCGACAACCTCCGCCGCCTCCGCGCCGCCGGCACCGTCACCGGCGCCGTCACCGTGCTGATTCGCGACGGCCGTTATCCGCTCCTCGAAACCGTGCGCTTCGGTCCCGAGGATTCACATACGCGCTACGTCGCGGCGCCCGCGGCCACGCCCGTGTTCGACGGCGGCGAACGCCTCACCGGCTGGCAAGTCGGCGAACGCAACGGTCGCACTGAATGGACGCTCGATCTGCCCGAGGTCGCGCGCGGCCAGCGCCACTTCCGCTCCCTCTTCGTCAACGGCCGCCGCGCGCCCCGCGCACGCTTTCCCAAGTTCACGCCCGATCAACAAGGCGGCGGCAACGTCCTCCGCATCGGCGAAATCCTTGAGCCGATCAAGTCCGGCCTCATGGACGGCAACGATCGCTTCAAGCCGCGCCCGGGCGACGTCGACCCCGCGTGGTCATCGCTGCCCGACGCCGAATTCGTCGTGCTGCATTATTGGATCGAAGAGCGCCTCCCCAAGCCCGCGCTCAATCCGCGCACCGGCTGGCTCACGTTCGCCCGCCGCAGCGCATTTCACCTCTTCGAATCGCACGAGCAACCCGACGGCACCCGTCCGCTCGCACGTTACTATATCGACAACCTCTTCGAAGCGCTCACCGAACCCGGCGAATGGTATCTCCACCGCGAGACCGGCCGCCTGTATTATCTTCCGCGCCCCGGCGAAACGCCCGCGAACACCGAAATCCACGCCCCTCGCTTGCACACCTTTGTGCGCGCCAGCGGCGTCGTCTTCGGCGAGACCGGCGAACGCATCGACCTCCATGGCACCCGCCACGTGCGCGAGCTCGAGTTCGCCGGTCTCACCTTCCGCCATGGCGACTGGTATTCGCCGCTCGCCGAACGCCACCTCCCGTCCCACGACACGGCGGAGGACAATGACCTGCCGATCGGCGGCAGTCCGCAGGCCGCCATCGCCGTGCCCGGCGCCCTCCGCTTCCGCGCCGCCCGCAACTGCGTCGTTCGCGAGTGCACCTTCGAACACCTCGGCCTCTACGGCCTCGAGTTCGGCGCCGGCTGCCGCCACTGCGCGGCCTTGGACAACACGCTCTCCGACCTCGGCGCCGGCGGCATCCGTGCCGGCGGCTCCGAACTCGACGGCCTCGGTGATCGCCGCACCGGCAATCTCACGATCACCAACAACCACGTTCATCACATCGGCCGAATTTTTCACCAGGGCATCGGCGTCCTCCTCGTCAACGCCGCCGACTGCCTCGTCGCGCACAACCATATTCACGACACCTGCTACACCGGCATCTCGCTCGGCTGGACGTGGGGCTACCGCGACACCGTCGCCACGCACAATCGTATCGAGCACAATCTCATTCACCACATCGGCGCCGGCATCCTGAGCGACATGGGCGGCATCTATACGCTCGGCATCCAGCCCGGCACTGTCATCCGCGGCAATCACCTGCACCACATCTGGTCGCACGACTACGGCGGCTGGGGCGTTTATCTCGACGAAGGCACCGCCCACGTGCTCGTCGAACACAACCTCGTCCACGACACCAAGGACGCTCCGTTCAACATTCACTACGGCCGCGAAAACGTCGTGCGCTATAACATTTTCGCCCGCGGCAAACGCGCGCTCGTCTCCGTCGGTCGCATCGAGCCCGGACACCGCAGCGCGAATTTCTTCAGCAACATCCTCGTCGGCCCGAGCGAGTCGCTCTACCGCAGCGGCTACCAAGGCAACATCGCGATCGGCGCCCTCGTCGCCAACGGCAACCTCTTCTGGTTTCCCGACGGCCCGCTCGCGCCGAGCCTGAACCCTGAGACCTACCTCACCGGCAATCCGCGGAAGATCAGTTTCTCCGCGTGGCAGAAAGCCGGCCACGACCGCCTCAGCGCGATCGCCGACCCCAGGATCACCGAAGGCAAAAAGACCTGGCGACTCGCCAAAAACTCCCCCGCCTTCCACCTCGGCTTCGTCGCCCACGACTGGACAAACTGCGGCGTCCGCGCAGCGAAAAAGCGCCCGTAA
- a CDS encoding TspO/MBR family protein — translation MRSRPWFALVLFLVSAFGASGIGAAATAHSVHTWYPALAKPAWNPPAAVFAPVWTALYILMAFAAWRAWRAAASPVSARAIVSLYAFQLVLNALWSVLFFGLRHPGLALIEIILFWILLLALQFRLWRLDRLAGILWLPYLAWVTFAISLNAGIYRLNR, via the coding sequence ATGCGCTCCCGCCCCTGGTTCGCTCTCGTCCTCTTTCTCGTCTCTGCGTTTGGCGCGAGCGGCATCGGCGCCGCCGCCACCGCGCACAGCGTTCACACCTGGTATCCCGCGCTCGCGAAGCCTGCCTGGAATCCACCTGCCGCCGTTTTCGCTCCCGTTTGGACCGCTCTCTACATCTTGATGGCCTTCGCCGCGTGGCGCGCCTGGCGGGCCGCGGCCTCTCCCGTGTCGGCGCGCGCGATCGTCTCGCTCTACGCCTTCCAACTCGTGCTCAACGCGCTCTGGTCCGTGCTCTTCTTCGGCCTTCGTCACCCGGGCCTCGCTTTGATTGAGATCATCCTTTTCTGGATTCTGCTGCTCGCGCTCCAATTCCGTCTCTGGCGCCTCGACCGCCTCGCCGGGATCCTCTGGCTGCCCTACCTCGCCTGGGTCACCTTCGCCATTTCGCTCAACGCCGGCATCTACCGGCTCAACCGCTGA
- a CDS encoding phytanoyl-CoA dioxygenase family protein → MKALPNESDIAFYRAHGYFVLRQIVPPALVTDLRRTADQARAIARRLHGPQAQRLQPLDRHAELDVKPLRDFVELPELRAAVQALLTPRHQISDVSTMAFLFEPADRCWATEWHRDWRDHMNERQLAEVFAEGWERMAVDETLFNQINCALYEDTATWYVPGSHRRLENTPEEARAAKAADRAAVENLQGARSDAAQEMFLQTYCADMPGAVPLHLNTGDLAIYRSIGWHLGNYVPYRKRSTLHCAAMTSEYRAFVERAAAVMAR, encoded by the coding sequence ATGAAGGCACTGCCTAATGAGAGCGACATCGCGTTTTATCGCGCCCACGGCTATTTCGTGCTGCGGCAGATTGTGCCGCCCGCGTTGGTCACTGACCTGCGGCGGACGGCGGATCAGGCGCGGGCGATTGCCCGGCGGTTGCATGGTCCGCAAGCGCAGCGTTTGCAGCCGCTGGACCGGCACGCGGAGCTCGACGTGAAGCCGTTGCGCGACTTCGTCGAGTTGCCGGAGTTGCGCGCGGCGGTGCAAGCGCTGCTGACGCCGCGGCATCAGATCAGCGACGTGAGCACGATGGCGTTTTTGTTTGAGCCCGCGGATCGCTGCTGGGCGACGGAGTGGCATCGCGACTGGCGCGATCACATGAACGAGCGTCAGTTGGCGGAGGTGTTTGCCGAGGGGTGGGAGCGGATGGCGGTCGATGAGACTCTGTTCAACCAGATCAATTGTGCGCTCTATGAGGACACGGCGACGTGGTATGTGCCGGGGAGCCATCGGCGGCTGGAGAACACGCCGGAGGAAGCGCGCGCGGCGAAGGCGGCGGATCGCGCGGCGGTCGAGAATTTGCAAGGCGCACGCAGTGATGCGGCGCAGGAAATGTTTTTGCAGACCTATTGTGCGGACATGCCCGGCGCGGTGCCGCTGCATCTCAACACCGGCGATCTGGCAATCTACCGCAGCATCGGCTGGCACCTCGGCAACTACGTGCCGTATCGGAAACGGTCGACGCTGCACTGCGCTGCGATGACGAGCGAATACCGGGCGTTTGTGGAACGGGCGGCGGCGGTGATGGCGAGGTAG
- a CDS encoding SufS family cysteine desulfurase, whose product MPAWSSVRDDFPTLHQSVHGKPLVYLDNAATAHKPRAVIDALSHFYARDNSNVHRGLHELSMRATDGYEGARTRVARFINAAAPEEIVFTRGTTEALNLVAASWGGAHLKAGDVILLTEMEHHSNLIPWQQIAQRTGATLRFVPVLGADAEDGLDLAALDRLLTPEVKVFAFTHASNTLGVANPAAALCARARAVGAISVVDAAQSIGHELVDVQVLGCDFLAFSGHKMAGPTGIGALYGRRTLLNAMPPWQTGGGMVAQVEYTHATWKPAPERFEAGTPNFADAVGLAAACDYLDALDRTAIARHDHELAQLAADRLRELPGIRILGPRTQRTSLVSFALPDVHAHDVVTFADQDGVALRGGHHCNQPLMRKLGLTSTARASFYVYNTAAEIDALVASLRRIQKFFAG is encoded by the coding sequence ATGCCCGCTTGGTCCTCCGTCCGCGACGATTTTCCCACCCTGCACCAGTCGGTGCACGGCAAACCTCTCGTCTATCTCGATAACGCCGCCACCGCGCACAAACCGCGCGCGGTCATCGACGCCCTTTCGCACTTCTATGCGCGCGATAACAGCAACGTCCACCGCGGCCTCCACGAGCTGTCCATGCGCGCCACCGACGGCTACGAAGGCGCGCGCACCCGCGTCGCCCGCTTCATCAACGCCGCCGCGCCCGAGGAAATCGTTTTCACCCGCGGCACCACCGAAGCCCTCAACCTCGTCGCCGCGAGCTGGGGCGGCGCCCACCTGAAGGCCGGCGACGTCATCCTCCTCACCGAGATGGAGCACCACTCCAATCTCATCCCGTGGCAGCAGATCGCGCAACGCACCGGCGCCACGCTCCGCTTCGTGCCCGTCCTCGGCGCCGACGCCGAAGACGGCCTCGACCTCGCCGCCCTCGATCGCCTGCTCACGCCCGAGGTCAAAGTTTTCGCCTTCACGCACGCGTCCAACACGCTCGGCGTCGCCAATCCCGCCGCCGCCCTCTGCGCCCGTGCCCGCGCCGTCGGCGCCATCAGCGTCGTCGATGCCGCCCAATCCATCGGGCACGAACTCGTCGATGTGCAGGTGCTCGGCTGCGATTTCCTCGCGTTCTCCGGCCACAAGATGGCCGGCCCCACCGGCATCGGCGCGCTCTACGGCCGCCGCACTCTGCTCAACGCGATGCCACCGTGGCAGACCGGCGGCGGCATGGTCGCCCAAGTCGAATACACCCACGCCACGTGGAAGCCCGCCCCCGAACGCTTCGAAGCCGGCACCCCGAATTTCGCCGACGCCGTCGGCCTTGCCGCCGCCTGCGATTACCTCGACGCGCTCGACCGCACCGCCATCGCCCGCCACGACCATGAACTCGCCCAACTCGCCGCCGACCGTCTGCGCGAGTTGCCCGGCATCCGCATTCTCGGCCCGCGCACGCAACGCACCAGCCTCGTGAGTTTCGCGCTGCCCGACGTGCACGCGCACGACGTCGTCACCTTCGCCGACCAAGACGGCGTCGCGCTGCGCGGCGGCCACCACTGCAACCAGCCGCTCATGCGCAAACTCGGCCTCACGAGCACCGCCCGCGCCAGCTTCTACGTTTACAATACCGCCGCGGAAATCGACGCCCTCGTCGCCTCCCTCCGCCGCATCCAGAAGTTTTTTGCCGGATAA
- a CDS encoding DUF6515 family protein, whose product MKTTQAFRVLVFGISAAVVAATSAHAEVRARVKVGIGLPNGFAEVHVGKDRYFEHRGTFYRPGPRGGYVVVRAPRGAIVHTLPPRYVRIYLGNTVYYRYDDVYYRPVAGGYVIVDAPTTTVVTTPAPTTPAPAVNATPADDYQSVWVGPNEYLFHDGQFFRKTPDGLVWMEAPMGALTKTLPADAQSVWYQDVEYFECDNVYFRKTPDGYKVVETPWKG is encoded by the coding sequence ATGAAAACAACGCAAGCCTTCCGGGTGTTGGTGTTTGGAATCTCTGCCGCTGTCGTCGCCGCGACGAGTGCACACGCCGAAGTGCGGGCGCGGGTGAAGGTGGGCATCGGCCTGCCCAACGGGTTTGCGGAAGTGCACGTGGGGAAGGACCGCTATTTCGAGCACCGGGGCACGTTTTACCGTCCGGGGCCGCGGGGCGGTTATGTCGTTGTGCGGGCGCCGCGCGGGGCGATCGTGCATACGCTGCCGCCGCGCTACGTGCGCATCTATCTCGGTAACACGGTCTATTACCGTTACGACGATGTCTATTATCGGCCGGTCGCGGGCGGTTATGTCATCGTGGATGCGCCAACGACCACGGTGGTGACCACGCCGGCGCCGACCACGCCGGCACCCGCGGTAAATGCAACGCCGGCGGATGACTACCAGTCGGTGTGGGTGGGTCCGAACGAATATCTGTTTCACGACGGGCAGTTCTTCCGCAAAACGCCCGACGGTCTCGTGTGGATGGAAGCGCCGATGGGGGCGTTGACCAAGACGCTCCCAGCGGATGCCCAGAGCGTGTGGTATCAGGACGTGGAGTATTTCGAGTGCGACAACGTTTACTTCCGCAAGACGCCCGACGGCTACAAGGTCGTTGAGACGCCGTGGAAGGGTTGA
- a CDS encoding hydrolase, producing the protein MRSAPAEPTASTPDPSLSALLTRWANLNSGSDHLGGLDHMCAALAETFATLPAAKIQTLPLTGTPAQALRITCRPDAPRQVLLSGHYDTVYGADHPFQRCERLDADTLRGPGVADMKGGLVVLFAALRAFEQSPAAAQLGWDVVLTPDEEIGSPGTAPLLATIAQHHRLALVFEPARPNGDLVRARMGTGVFALSVHGRAAHAGRDLTAGRNAIIALAEVLPQIDALNRELPGVMLNVGSIRGGGPVNIVPDFAHAEVNIRIARATDEDRVLARLRELLAPINAREGYRLEISGCFNRPPKEVTATEEKLFAAWQTCAREHGVALGWQDVGGGSDGNLFAAAGLACLDGLGPVGDDLHSPRESIRLSSLDERAAIAARFLARLATGEIPLPARQQ; encoded by the coding sequence ATGCGTTCCGCCCCCGCCGAGCCCACCGCGTCCACGCCTGATCCCAGCCTCTCCGCCCTCCTCACCCGCTGGGCCAACCTCAACTCCGGCAGCGACCACCTCGGTGGCCTCGACCACATGTGCGCCGCGCTCGCCGAAACGTTCGCCACGCTGCCCGCCGCCAAAATCCAAACACTTCCGCTCACCGGCACTCCCGCCCAAGCCCTCCGCATCACCTGCCGCCCCGACGCCCCGCGCCAGGTGCTCCTCAGCGGCCACTACGACACCGTTTACGGCGCCGATCATCCGTTTCAACGCTGCGAACGCCTCGACGCCGACACCCTGCGCGGTCCCGGTGTCGCCGATATGAAGGGCGGCCTCGTCGTTCTCTTCGCCGCGCTCCGCGCCTTCGAGCAATCGCCCGCCGCCGCGCAACTCGGCTGGGATGTCGTCCTCACGCCCGACGAGGAAATCGGCTCGCCAGGCACTGCGCCTCTCCTAGCCACCATCGCGCAACATCACCGGCTCGCGCTCGTCTTCGAACCTGCCCGCCCCAACGGCGATCTCGTCCGCGCCCGCATGGGCACCGGCGTTTTCGCCCTCTCGGTCCACGGCCGCGCCGCCCACGCCGGACGCGATCTCACCGCCGGCCGCAACGCCATCATCGCCCTCGCCGAGGTGCTCCCGCAAATCGACGCCCTCAATCGCGAACTCCCCGGCGTCATGCTCAACGTCGGCTCCATCCGCGGCGGCGGTCCCGTTAACATCGTCCCCGATTTCGCCCACGCCGAAGTCAATATTCGCATCGCCCGCGCCACCGACGAAGACCGCGTCCTCGCGCGCCTCCGTGAACTGCTCGCGCCCATCAACGCCCGCGAAGGCTACCGCCTCGAAATCAGCGGCTGCTTCAACCGCCCGCCCAAAGAGGTCACCGCCACCGAGGAAAAACTCTTCGCCGCCTGGCAAACCTGTGCCCGCGAACACGGCGTCGCCCTCGGCTGGCAGGACGTCGGCGGCGGCTCCGACGGCAACCTCTTCGCCGCCGCCGGTCTCGCCTGCCTCGACGGACTCGGCCCGGTCGGCGACGATCTGCACAGCCCGCGCGAATCCATCCGCCTCTCCTCACTCGACGAACGCGCCGCCATCGCCGCGCGTTTCCTCGCCCGCCTTGCCACCGGCGAAATCCCTCTCCCCGCCCGCCAGCAATAA
- the sufU gene encoding Fe-S cluster assembly sulfur transfer protein SufU: protein MSADLTDLYQQVILDHNRRPRNRGQLPTANRVAHGDNPSCGDQCSVYLRLDGDKIAELSFDGSGCAISQASASLMTTQLKGKTAAEAQALFDEFHYIITTGEVPEELNDLAAFAGVHAFPARIKCATLGWHAALNALKNDPAGTTTETHQD, encoded by the coding sequence ATGTCCGCCGATCTCACCGATCTCTATCAACAGGTCATCCTCGATCACAACCGCCGCCCGCGCAATCGCGGCCAACTGCCGACCGCCAACCGCGTCGCCCACGGCGACAACCCCAGTTGCGGCGACCAATGCAGCGTTTATCTGCGGCTCGACGGCGACAAAATCGCCGAGCTCTCCTTCGACGGCTCCGGCTGCGCCATTTCGCAGGCCAGCGCGTCGCTCATGACCACGCAGCTCAAAGGCAAAACCGCCGCCGAAGCGCAGGCGCTCTTCGACGAGTTTCACTACATCATCACCACCGGTGAAGTCCCGGAGGAGCTCAATGATCTCGCCGCCTTCGCCGGCGTCCACGCCTTCCCCGCCCGCATCAAGTGCGCCACCCTCGGCTGGCACGCCGCGCTCAACGCGCTGAAAAACGACCCCGCCGGCACCACGACGGAAACCCATCAAGACTGA
- a CDS encoding DMT family transporter, translating into MLWRILLLTIGVIACSTAAILIKASHTHPLVLTALRLPIATLLLAPLFFLDLRRRPHAFTRTHARRIVLPAVVFAAHLITWAYGARMILSAQANLIIGLAPVALPFFLHHLVGEEINRREIIGTTIALGGVLVLSARDAFSPGGSLWGNLACFVSMVLFAWYLALGRRNRDFGSIWLYIVPVYCLAGLICLVIAAPVFSTFEFNSRREWLLIIGLVVVPTLIGHTILNQSMRHLRGQIVSLGNLMQFIFAGVIAYFVFGEVPPLFFYVASVLAVGGVSAVVLSAPPQPRMR; encoded by the coding sequence ATGCTCTGGCGCATCCTTCTCCTTACCATCGGCGTGATTGCGTGCTCCACCGCCGCCATCCTCATCAAGGCGAGCCACACTCATCCGCTTGTCCTCACCGCGCTGCGCCTTCCCATCGCCACCCTTTTGCTCGCGCCCCTGTTCTTTCTGGATCTCCGCCGCCGGCCCCACGCATTCACTCGCACGCACGCCCGCCGCATTGTACTGCCCGCCGTCGTCTTCGCCGCTCACCTCATCACTTGGGCCTACGGCGCGCGCATGATTCTCTCCGCCCAGGCCAATCTCATCATCGGCCTCGCCCCGGTCGCGTTGCCTTTTTTTCTGCACCACCTCGTCGGCGAAGAAATCAATCGCCGCGAAATCATCGGCACCACGATCGCCCTCGGCGGCGTGCTCGTCCTCAGCGCTCGCGATGCGTTTTCACCCGGCGGCAGCCTCTGGGGCAACCTCGCCTGTTTCGTCTCGATGGTGCTCTTCGCATGGTATCTTGCCCTCGGCCGCCGCAACCGCGACTTCGGTTCCATCTGGCTCTACATCGTGCCCGTCTACTGTCTCGCCGGCCTGATCTGCCTTGTCATCGCCGCGCCCGTATTCTCCACGTTCGAATTCAACTCGCGCCGCGAGTGGCTCCTCATCATCGGCCTCGTCGTTGTGCCCACCCTCATCGGCCACACGATCCTCAACCAATCGATGCGTCACCTCCGCGGCCAGATCGTGAGCCTCGGCAACCTCATGCAGTTCATCTTCGCCGGCGTCATCGCCTACTTCGTTTTCGGCGAAGTGCCGCCCCTGTTCTTCTACGTCGCCAGCGTGCTCGCCGTCGGCGGCGTCTCGGCCGTCGTCCTCTCCGCCCCGCCGCAGCCGCGCATGCGCTGA